One genomic segment of bacterium includes these proteins:
- a CDS encoding GreA/GreB family elongation factor, translating to MPYYLTRESLGRLREKVGAIQMRLKIEVAQELAKAAAFKDLSENAEWDAALELQANLKHEASKILEKLQDPALIEELSIDGSRVTIGTQVTLFDLDRNEELTYKILGEEESDLRNGIIAFAAPLARGLLQKEEGDKVSIQLPGGVRSFEILSVEKIDFKNNTP from the coding sequence ATGCCGTATTATCTGACCCGTGAGAGTCTCGGGCGGCTTCGAGAAAAAGTGGGCGCCATTCAGATGCGCCTGAAGATCGAGGTGGCCCAGGAACTTGCCAAAGCGGCCGCTTTTAAGGACTTGAGCGAGAACGCCGAGTGGGACGCTGCCCTCGAGCTTCAAGCGAACCTGAAGCACGAAGCCAGCAAGATTCTCGAAAAACTCCAGGATCCCGCCCTCATCGAGGAACTTTCGATTGACGGCAGCCGCGTCACGATCGGCACCCAGGTGACCCTCTTCGATCTGGATCGGAATGAGGAACTCACCTACAAGATTCTGGGGGAGGAGGAAAGCGATCTTCGCAACGGCATCATCGCCTTCGCCGCGCCGCTTGCCCGCGGGCTGCTCCAGAAGGAAGAGGGGGACAAAGTTTCCATCCAGCTTCCGGGTGGCGTCCGCTCTTTCGAGATCCTCTCCGTCGAAAAGATCGACTTCAAGAACAACACGCCCTAG
- a CDS encoding GyrI-like domain-containing protein has product MKVNVREIEALRSAALRLDEAPSPEKTGLIWGRLYTRCAGTPAAGPAFGLLYEGEGYEACWPLLPGQPIADGLRERTTETGWYAAAIHEGGYDRLRETFVEILEKWLPHSGFRRREGPLLERYLIDPRDAAEADLRTEACVPVAPDPIE; this is encoded by the coding sequence ATGAAAGTGAACGTTCGAGAGATCGAAGCGCTGCGAAGCGCCGCCCTTCGGCTCGATGAGGCGCCCTCGCCGGAGAAGACGGGGCTCATCTGGGGCCGCCTCTACACCCGGTGCGCGGGCACACCGGCGGCGGGCCCGGCTTTCGGCCTTCTGTATGAGGGTGAGGGCTACGAGGCGTGCTGGCCCCTTCTGCCGGGACAGCCGATCGCCGATGGACTCCGTGAGCGAACGACGGAGACGGGCTGGTACGCCGCCGCCATCCACGAGGGCGGGTACGACCGCCTGCGGGAAACTTTTGTGGAAATACTCGAAAAATGGCTGCCCCACAGCGGCTTCCGAAGGCGGGAGGGTCCCCTCCTCGAGCGCTACCTGATCGATCCGCGCGATGCCGCCGAGGCGGACCTCCGCACCGAGGCCTGCGTCCCGGTCGCACCCGATCCCATCGAATAG
- a CDS encoding aminotransferase class IV: MPGERFLYLNGEIIEESQARISPFDRGFLWGDGVYEITPCFGRKLYRLEDHIDRLYRSLRYVRIDPGISPEEMKQATLATLETNLCRTEEEGMYRVGHWVTRGVDDPSMAARESAGATVLIFWRPVDVERFAKNYREGVKLAVTATRRNPPECVETRAKVTSKMNQILAELDAAASGALSLMLDIHGNVAENSVANIFIVRDGVLWTPPERNILEGVTRKAVFELAERLGIPLEERNFTMYDVAQAEEYFLTSSAICAMPVRSVDSFHPKKEVPGPVTRKLIEAFVKETGYDFRQTPARTGQAAKA, from the coding sequence GAGAGCCAGGCCCGCATCTCTCCGTTCGACCGCGGCTTCCTCTGGGGGGACGGGGTGTATGAAATCACCCCCTGCTTCGGGCGCAAGCTCTACCGCCTCGAGGATCACATCGACCGCCTCTACCGCTCGCTCCGCTATGTTCGGATCGATCCCGGGATCAGTCCCGAGGAGATGAAGCAGGCCACCCTCGCGACGCTCGAGACCAACCTGTGCCGGACGGAGGAGGAGGGCATGTACCGCGTGGGCCACTGGGTGACCCGCGGGGTGGATGATCCTTCGATGGCGGCCCGCGAGAGCGCCGGCGCGACCGTGCTCATCTTCTGGCGCCCGGTGGATGTCGAGAGATTTGCGAAAAACTACCGCGAGGGCGTCAAGCTGGCGGTCACGGCCACGCGGCGGAACCCGCCCGAGTGCGTCGAGACGCGCGCCAAGGTGACGAGCAAGATGAACCAGATCCTGGCCGAGCTCGACGCCGCCGCCTCGGGGGCGCTTTCCCTGATGCTGGATATTCACGGAAACGTGGCCGAGAACTCGGTGGCGAACATCTTCATCGTGCGCGATGGTGTGCTCTGGACGCCGCCCGAGCGGAACATCCTCGAGGGGGTGACCCGCAAGGCGGTGTTCGAGCTGGCCGAGCGGCTGGGCATTCCGCTCGAGGAGCGGAATTTTACGATGTATGACGTGGCGCAGGCGGAGGAGTATTTTCTGACCTCGAGCGCCATATGCGCCATGCCGGTGCGGTCGGTGGACAGCTTTCATCCGAAAAAAGAGGTGCCGGGGCCGGTGACCCGGAAACTGATCGAGGCTTTTGTGAAAGAGACCGGATACGATTTCCGGCAGACGCCCGCCCGGACCGGCCAGGCGGCCAAAGCGTGA
- a CDS encoding iron-sulfur cluster assembly scaffold protein — protein MAKTDRHYNETVLRHIADPHNIGVIEDADAVGEGTNPSCGDEVKLYLKFEGERVADAKMEILGCGAITAAMSSLTDEVVGKTAAELRGLTHEKIAASVGGLPAHKRHCAQLAHRILQNALDNREGR, from the coding sequence ATGGCCAAGACCGACCGCCACTACAACGAAACCGTGCTCCGGCACATCGCCGACCCGCACAACATCGGCGTCATCGAAGATGCGGACGCCGTCGGGGAGGGCACGAACCCCTCCTGCGGGGATGAGGTGAAGCTCTATCTCAAGTTCGAGGGGGAGCGCGTCGCCGACGCCAAGATGGAAATCCTCGGGTGCGGCGCCATCACGGCGGCGATGAGTTCCCTGACGGACGAGGTCGTCGGCAAGACGGCGGCGGAGCTCCGCGGTCTGACGCACGAGAAGATCGCCGCGAGCGTGGGCGGGCTGCCGGCTCACAAACGCCACTGCGCCCAGCTGGCCCACCGGATTCTTCAAAACGCGCTGGATAACCGCGAAGGGCGGTGA